From Seriola aureovittata isolate HTS-2021-v1 ecotype China chromosome 16, ASM2101889v1, whole genome shotgun sequence, one genomic window encodes:
- the twist1a gene encoding twist-related protein 1a codes for MREEDSSPMDSAGNSEEETDRQLPRRGARKRRAARRNTDAEEDEEEEEEGDVEIPSSGKKKCRKSCDGGGGSAGSTGSGDSEASSSPARSFDDLQTQRVMANIRERQRTQSLNEAFTSLRKIIPTLPSDKLSKIQTLKLAARYIDFLCQVLQSDELDARGTSCSYVAHERLSYAFSVWRMGGAWSLSTTSH; via the coding sequence ATGCGGGAAGAGGACTCCTCCCCAATGGACAGTGCGGGgaacagtgaggaggagaccGATCGTCAGCTGCCGCGGAGAGGCGCGAGGAAGCGGCGGGCGGCACGAAGGAACACGGACgcagaggaggacgaggaggaggaggaggagggagacgtGGAGATTCCGAGCTCCGGGAAGAAGAAATGCAGAAAGAGCTGCGATGGTGGAGGCGGGAGCGCCGGGAGCACCGGGAGCGGTGACAGCGAGGCCAGCAGCAGCCCCGCGCGCTCCTTCGATGACCTACAGACGCAGCGCGTGATGGCCAACATCCGCGAGCGGCAACGGACACAGTCTCTCAACGAGGCATTCACGTCGTTACGTAAGATCATTCCCACCCTCCCGTCGGACAAACTCAGCAAGATCCAGACGCTGAAGCTGGCGGCCCGGTACATCGACTTCCTGTGCCAAGTTCTCCAGAGCGACGAGCTGGACGCGCGAGGAACCAGCTGCAGCTACGTGGCGCACGAGCGCCTGAGCTACGCGTTCTCGGTCTGGAGGATGGGGGGCGCGTGGTCCCTGTCTACTACGTCCCACTAG
- the LOC130183330 gene encoding protein lin-32, with translation MELQGRLVDSTLINFVNDMNLIEFPQKYTLGPKQQVDNTPPSPNNQTRLNDSSWSRGLDNGVNTAELRAEHLVMGPPRYYTCGAHGHTKSKRRRIITVVQRQAANVRERKRMFSLNEAFDELRRKVPTFAYEKRLSRIETLRLAIVYISFMTDLLENT, from the coding sequence ATGGAGCTGCAAGGCCGCTTAGTGGACTCCACCTTAATAAATTTTGTCAATGACATGAACCTGATAGAGTTTCCACAAAAGTACACTCTGGGACCGAAACAGCAGGTGGATAATACCCCACCCAGTCCGAACAACCAGACGCGGCTAAACGACTCATCCTGGAGCAGGGGGCTGGATAACGGCGTGAACACTGCCGAGCTGCGGGCCGAGCATCTGGTGATGGGTCCACCGAGGTACTACACCTGCGGGGCCCACGGCCACACCAAGTCCAAACGGAGGAGGATCATCACCGTGGTCCAGCGACAGGCGGCCAACGTGCGAGAAAGAAAGCGGATGTTTAGCCTGAATGAGGCGTTTGATGAACTGAGGAGGAAAGTTCCTACATTCGCCTACGAGAAGAGGCTGTCCCGTATCGAGACACTGCGCCTAGCCATCGTCTATATCTCCTTCATGACCGACCTGCTGGAAAACACCTGA